The following are encoded together in the Heliangelus exortis chromosome 15, bHelExo1.hap1, whole genome shotgun sequence genome:
- the TNIP1 gene encoding TNFAIP3-interacting protein 1 isoform X7: MAGMEGRGPYRIYDPGGGSEENGSTAFERLVEENTRLKEKMQGIKSIGELLEESQMEASKLRQKAEDLVKDNKMLMASSALEDLLEIGAIGPDPSSTQATPGSTQPDMEAQKSPSGEFEIVTVEAQGFPQENRRVDLEQPPNEDANLLPQLQQLENTLSGCAKEASKDQVFVRMGYMASELKRLASKVHKNEQRTSFLQTLCETLHSENKELRTKLERDLEQRNQALEKLRCENQELRRMVTLSSQDSGKREAAEQQQQSGAAVEKAPGKGELEAKEKKVKILEHQRRELLEVNKQWDQHFRATKQKYEQKVADLHQELAEARRTLTELESEREQKQRDFDRKLLLAKSRIETEEAEKERLAMEVRDLQQRMRFLQEQLAPVTRQREYQEKEIQRLNKALEEALNVQASPPPIFASIMEPAGKVPQQELLTQNELLKQQVRIFEEDFQRERSDRERMNEEKEELKQQLEKLQKQLVLSNNQLRASKDDCQREKEEKEKLKKLLKQHKQASGERLHPEPLPGPLGPACPPYQYQYSPPVAHPMYHGFEEWQQIRYPPAIPSEHTQGQNFHHFAPPEYAWRPPCAMAHTQNTQAVAGVKPVPKDLEQAGPGLP; this comes from the exons ATGGCAGGGATGGAAGGAAGAGGACCCTACCGCATCTACGACCCTGGTGGGGGCTCAGAGGAGAATGGATCCACAGCTTTTGAGAGGCTGGTGGAGGAGAACACCCGGCTGAAGGAGAAGATGCAGGGGATCAAGTCAATTG gggagctgctggaggaatCCCAGATGGAAGCATCCAAGTTGCGGCAGAAGGCAGAGGACCTCGTGAAGGACAACAAAATGCTGATGGCATCATCTGCCTTGGAGGACCTGTTGGAAATTGGAG CCATTGGTCCTGATCCCAGCTCCACACAGGCCaccccaggcagcacccagccGGACATGGAAGCACAGAAATCTCCAAGT GGGGAGTTTGAGATCGTCACTGTTGAAGCACAGGGGTTTCCCCAGGAGAACAGGAGAGTG GACTTGGAGCAGCCACCGAACGAGGATGCCAACCTGCTGCCCCAGCTTCAGCAGCTGGAGAACACGCTGAGTGGCTGTGCCAAGGAAGCCAGCAAGGACCAGGTCTTTGTACGCATGGGCTACATGGCCTCTGAGCTGAAGCGCCTGGCCTCCAAAGTGCACAAGAATGAGCAGAGAACATCGTTCCTGCAG ACGCTGTGTGAGACGCTGCACAGTGAGAACAAGGAGCTGCGAACcaagctggagagggacctgGAGCAGAGAAATCAGGCACTGGAGAAGCTCAG gtGTGAGAACCAGGAGCTCCGGAGGATGGTGACACTGAGCAGCCAGGACAGTGGGAAGAGggaagctgctgagcagcagcag CAGAGCGGGGCTGCGGTGGAGAAGGCACCAGGCAAAGGAGAGCTGGAGGCCAAGGAGAAGAAGGTGAAGATCCTGGAGCACCAGCGCAGGGAG ctgctggaggtgaaTAAGCAATGGGATCAGCACTTCCGAGCCACCAAGCAGAAGTATGAGCAGAAG GTCGCAGATCTGCACCAGGAGCTGGCTGAGGCCCGCAGGACACTGACTGAGCTGGAGTCAGAGAGGGAGCAAAAGCAACGGGATTTTGACCGCAAGCTGCTCCTGGCCAAGTCCCGGATCGAAACAGAGGAG gcagagaaggagaggcTGGCCATGGAGGTGAGGGACCTGCAGCAGAGGATGAGgttcctgcaggagcagctggctCCAGTCACCCGGCAGCGGGAGTACCAGGAGAAGGAGATCCAGCGGCTGAACAAG GCCCTAGAAGAGGCCCTGAATGTGCAGGCCTCCCCACCACCAATCTTTGCCAGCATCATGGAGCCAGCAGGGAAGGtgccacagcaggagctgctgacaCAGAACGAGCTCCTCAAGCAGCAG GTGAGAATTTTTGAGGAGGACTTCCAGCGGGAGAGGAGTGACAGGGAGAGGATGAAcgaggagaaggaagagctgaaacaacagctggagaagctgcagaagcagctggtCCTCTCCAACAACCAG CTGCGAGCCTCCAAGGATGACTgccagagggagaaggaggagaaggagaagctgaagaagctgctgaaaCAGCACAAAcag GCTTCTGGAGAGAGGCTGCACCCCGAGCCACTGCCGGGGCCACTgggccctgcctgccctccgTACCAGTACCAGTACAGTCCCCCCGTGGCTCACCCCATGTACCATGGCTTTGAGGAGTGGCAGCAGATCCGATACCCACCAGCGATACCCAGCGAGCACACACAGGGACAAAACTTCCACCACTTTGCCCCG CCCGAGTATGCCTGGCGCCCGCCCTGTGCCATGGCTCACACCCAGAACAcccaggctgtggctggagTGAAACCAGTCCCCAAGGACTTGG AACAGGCAGGTCCTGGACTGCCCTAA
- the TNIP1 gene encoding TNFAIP3-interacting protein 1 isoform X5 — protein MAGMEGRGPYRIYDPGGGSEENGSTAFERLVEENTRLKEKMQGIKSIGELLEESQMEASKLRQKAEDLVKDNKMLMASSALEDLLEIGAIGPDPSSTQATPGSTQPDMEAQKSPSVSLGEFEIVTVEAQGFPQENRRVDLEQPPNEDANLLPQLQQLENTLSGCAKEASKDQVFVRMGYMASELKRLASKVHKNEQRTSFLQTLCETLHSENKELRTKLERDLEQRNQALEKLRCENQELRRMVTLSSQDSGKREAAEQQQQSGAAVEKAPGKGELEAKEKKVKILEHQRRELLEVNKQWDQHFRATKQKYEQKVADLHQELAEARRTLTELESEREQKQRDFDRKLLLAKSRIETEEAEKERLAMEVRDLQQRMRFLQEQLAPVTRQREYQEKEIQRLNKALEEALNVQASPPPIFASIMEPAGKVPQQELLTQNELLKQQVRIFEEDFQRERSDRERMNEEKEELKQQLEKLQKQLVLSNNQLRASKDDCQREKEEKEKLKKLLKQHKQASGERLHPEPLPGPLGPACPPYQYQYSPPVAHPMYHGFEEWQQIRYPPAIPSEHTQGQNFHHFAPPEYAWRPPCAMAHTQNTQAVAGVKPVPKDLEQAGPGLP, from the exons ATGGCAGGGATGGAAGGAAGAGGACCCTACCGCATCTACGACCCTGGTGGGGGCTCAGAGGAGAATGGATCCACAGCTTTTGAGAGGCTGGTGGAGGAGAACACCCGGCTGAAGGAGAAGATGCAGGGGATCAAGTCAATTG gggagctgctggaggaatCCCAGATGGAAGCATCCAAGTTGCGGCAGAAGGCAGAGGACCTCGTGAAGGACAACAAAATGCTGATGGCATCATCTGCCTTGGAGGACCTGTTGGAAATTGGAG CCATTGGTCCTGATCCCAGCTCCACACAGGCCaccccaggcagcacccagccGGACATGGAAGCACAGAAATCTCCAAGTGTGAGTCTG GGGGAGTTTGAGATCGTCACTGTTGAAGCACAGGGGTTTCCCCAGGAGAACAGGAGAGTG GACTTGGAGCAGCCACCGAACGAGGATGCCAACCTGCTGCCCCAGCTTCAGCAGCTGGAGAACACGCTGAGTGGCTGTGCCAAGGAAGCCAGCAAGGACCAGGTCTTTGTACGCATGGGCTACATGGCCTCTGAGCTGAAGCGCCTGGCCTCCAAAGTGCACAAGAATGAGCAGAGAACATCGTTCCTGCAG ACGCTGTGTGAGACGCTGCACAGTGAGAACAAGGAGCTGCGAACcaagctggagagggacctgGAGCAGAGAAATCAGGCACTGGAGAAGCTCAG gtGTGAGAACCAGGAGCTCCGGAGGATGGTGACACTGAGCAGCCAGGACAGTGGGAAGAGggaagctgctgagcagcagcag CAGAGCGGGGCTGCGGTGGAGAAGGCACCAGGCAAAGGAGAGCTGGAGGCCAAGGAGAAGAAGGTGAAGATCCTGGAGCACCAGCGCAGGGAG ctgctggaggtgaaTAAGCAATGGGATCAGCACTTCCGAGCCACCAAGCAGAAGTATGAGCAGAAG GTCGCAGATCTGCACCAGGAGCTGGCTGAGGCCCGCAGGACACTGACTGAGCTGGAGTCAGAGAGGGAGCAAAAGCAACGGGATTTTGACCGCAAGCTGCTCCTGGCCAAGTCCCGGATCGAAACAGAGGAG gcagagaaggagaggcTGGCCATGGAGGTGAGGGACCTGCAGCAGAGGATGAGgttcctgcaggagcagctggctCCAGTCACCCGGCAGCGGGAGTACCAGGAGAAGGAGATCCAGCGGCTGAACAAG GCCCTAGAAGAGGCCCTGAATGTGCAGGCCTCCCCACCACCAATCTTTGCCAGCATCATGGAGCCAGCAGGGAAGGtgccacagcaggagctgctgacaCAGAACGAGCTCCTCAAGCAGCAG GTGAGAATTTTTGAGGAGGACTTCCAGCGGGAGAGGAGTGACAGGGAGAGGATGAAcgaggagaaggaagagctgaaacaacagctggagaagctgcagaagcagctggtCCTCTCCAACAACCAG CTGCGAGCCTCCAAGGATGACTgccagagggagaaggaggagaaggagaagctgaagaagctgctgaaaCAGCACAAAcag GCTTCTGGAGAGAGGCTGCACCCCGAGCCACTGCCGGGGCCACTgggccctgcctgccctccgTACCAGTACCAGTACAGTCCCCCCGTGGCTCACCCCATGTACCATGGCTTTGAGGAGTGGCAGCAGATCCGATACCCACCAGCGATACCCAGCGAGCACACACAGGGACAAAACTTCCACCACTTTGCCCCG CCCGAGTATGCCTGGCGCCCGCCCTGTGCCATGGCTCACACCCAGAACAcccaggctgtggctggagTGAAACCAGTCCCCAAGGACTTGG AACAGGCAGGTCCTGGACTGCCCTAA
- the TNIP1 gene encoding TNFAIP3-interacting protein 1 isoform X10 gives MAGMEGRGPYRIYDPGGGSEENGSTAFERLVEENTRLKEKMQGIKSIGELLEESQMEASKLRQKAEDLVKDNKMLMASSALEDLLEIGAIGPDPSSTQATPGSTQPDMEAQKSPSVSLGEFEIVTVEAQGFPQENRRVDLEQPPNEDANLLPQLQQLENTLSGCAKEASKDQVFVRMGYMASELKRLASKVHKNEQRTSFLQTLCETLHSENKELRTKLERDLEQRNQALEKLRCENQELRRMVTLSSQDSGKREAAEQQQLLEVNKQWDQHFRATKQKYEQKVADLHQELAEARRTLTELESEREQKQRDFDRKLLLAKSRIETEEAEKERLAMEVRDLQQRMRFLQEQLAPVTRQREYQEKEIQRLNKALEEALNVQASPPPIFASIMEPAGKVPQQELLTQNELLKQQVRIFEEDFQRERSDRERMNEEKEELKQQLEKLQKQLVLSNNQLRASKDDCQREKEEKEKLKKLLKQHKQASGERLHPEPLPGPLGPACPPYQYQYSPPVAHPMYHGFEEWQQIRYPPAIPSEHTQGQNFHHFAPPEYAWRPPCAMAHTQNTQAVAGVKPVPKDLEQAGPGLP, from the exons ATGGCAGGGATGGAAGGAAGAGGACCCTACCGCATCTACGACCCTGGTGGGGGCTCAGAGGAGAATGGATCCACAGCTTTTGAGAGGCTGGTGGAGGAGAACACCCGGCTGAAGGAGAAGATGCAGGGGATCAAGTCAATTG gggagctgctggaggaatCCCAGATGGAAGCATCCAAGTTGCGGCAGAAGGCAGAGGACCTCGTGAAGGACAACAAAATGCTGATGGCATCATCTGCCTTGGAGGACCTGTTGGAAATTGGAG CCATTGGTCCTGATCCCAGCTCCACACAGGCCaccccaggcagcacccagccGGACATGGAAGCACAGAAATCTCCAAGTGTGAGTCTG GGGGAGTTTGAGATCGTCACTGTTGAAGCACAGGGGTTTCCCCAGGAGAACAGGAGAGTG GACTTGGAGCAGCCACCGAACGAGGATGCCAACCTGCTGCCCCAGCTTCAGCAGCTGGAGAACACGCTGAGTGGCTGTGCCAAGGAAGCCAGCAAGGACCAGGTCTTTGTACGCATGGGCTACATGGCCTCTGAGCTGAAGCGCCTGGCCTCCAAAGTGCACAAGAATGAGCAGAGAACATCGTTCCTGCAG ACGCTGTGTGAGACGCTGCACAGTGAGAACAAGGAGCTGCGAACcaagctggagagggacctgGAGCAGAGAAATCAGGCACTGGAGAAGCTCAG gtGTGAGAACCAGGAGCTCCGGAGGATGGTGACACTGAGCAGCCAGGACAGTGGGAAGAGggaagctgctgagcagcagcag ctgctggaggtgaaTAAGCAATGGGATCAGCACTTCCGAGCCACCAAGCAGAAGTATGAGCAGAAG GTCGCAGATCTGCACCAGGAGCTGGCTGAGGCCCGCAGGACACTGACTGAGCTGGAGTCAGAGAGGGAGCAAAAGCAACGGGATTTTGACCGCAAGCTGCTCCTGGCCAAGTCCCGGATCGAAACAGAGGAG gcagagaaggagaggcTGGCCATGGAGGTGAGGGACCTGCAGCAGAGGATGAGgttcctgcaggagcagctggctCCAGTCACCCGGCAGCGGGAGTACCAGGAGAAGGAGATCCAGCGGCTGAACAAG GCCCTAGAAGAGGCCCTGAATGTGCAGGCCTCCCCACCACCAATCTTTGCCAGCATCATGGAGCCAGCAGGGAAGGtgccacagcaggagctgctgacaCAGAACGAGCTCCTCAAGCAGCAG GTGAGAATTTTTGAGGAGGACTTCCAGCGGGAGAGGAGTGACAGGGAGAGGATGAAcgaggagaaggaagagctgaaacaacagctggagaagctgcagaagcagctggtCCTCTCCAACAACCAG CTGCGAGCCTCCAAGGATGACTgccagagggagaaggaggagaaggagaagctgaagaagctgctgaaaCAGCACAAAcag GCTTCTGGAGAGAGGCTGCACCCCGAGCCACTGCCGGGGCCACTgggccctgcctgccctccgTACCAGTACCAGTACAGTCCCCCCGTGGCTCACCCCATGTACCATGGCTTTGAGGAGTGGCAGCAGATCCGATACCCACCAGCGATACCCAGCGAGCACACACAGGGACAAAACTTCCACCACTTTGCCCCG CCCGAGTATGCCTGGCGCCCGCCCTGTGCCATGGCTCACACCCAGAACAcccaggctgtggctggagTGAAACCAGTCCCCAAGGACTTGG AACAGGCAGGTCCTGGACTGCCCTAA
- the TNIP1 gene encoding TNFAIP3-interacting protein 1 isoform X8: MAGMEGRGPYRIYDPGGGSEENGSTAFERLVEENTRLKEKMQGIKSIGELLEESQMEASKLRQKAEDLVKDNKMLMASSALEDLLEIGAIGPDPSSTQATPGSTQPDMEAQKSPSGEFEIVTVEAQGFPQENRRVDLEQPPNEDANLLPQLQQLENTLSGCAKEASKDQVFVRMGYMASELKRLASKVHKNEQRTSFLQTLCETLHSENKELRTKLERDLEQRNQALEKLRCENQELRRMVTLSSQDSGKREAAEQQQSGAAVEKAPGKGELEAKEKKVKILEHQRRELLEVNKQWDQHFRATKQKYEQKVADLHQELAEARRTLTELESEREQKQRDFDRKLLLAKSRIETEEAEKERLAMEVRDLQQRMRFLQEQLAPVTRQREYQEKEIQRLNKALEEALNVQASPPPIFASIMEPAGKVPQQELLTQNELLKQQVRIFEEDFQRERSDRERMNEEKEELKQQLEKLQKQLVLSNNQLRASKDDCQREKEEKEKLKKLLKQHKQASGERLHPEPLPGPLGPACPPYQYQYSPPVAHPMYHGFEEWQQIRYPPAIPSEHTQGQNFHHFAPPEYAWRPPCAMAHTQNTQAVAGVKPVPKDLEQAGPGLP, translated from the exons ATGGCAGGGATGGAAGGAAGAGGACCCTACCGCATCTACGACCCTGGTGGGGGCTCAGAGGAGAATGGATCCACAGCTTTTGAGAGGCTGGTGGAGGAGAACACCCGGCTGAAGGAGAAGATGCAGGGGATCAAGTCAATTG gggagctgctggaggaatCCCAGATGGAAGCATCCAAGTTGCGGCAGAAGGCAGAGGACCTCGTGAAGGACAACAAAATGCTGATGGCATCATCTGCCTTGGAGGACCTGTTGGAAATTGGAG CCATTGGTCCTGATCCCAGCTCCACACAGGCCaccccaggcagcacccagccGGACATGGAAGCACAGAAATCTCCAAGT GGGGAGTTTGAGATCGTCACTGTTGAAGCACAGGGGTTTCCCCAGGAGAACAGGAGAGTG GACTTGGAGCAGCCACCGAACGAGGATGCCAACCTGCTGCCCCAGCTTCAGCAGCTGGAGAACACGCTGAGTGGCTGTGCCAAGGAAGCCAGCAAGGACCAGGTCTTTGTACGCATGGGCTACATGGCCTCTGAGCTGAAGCGCCTGGCCTCCAAAGTGCACAAGAATGAGCAGAGAACATCGTTCCTGCAG ACGCTGTGTGAGACGCTGCACAGTGAGAACAAGGAGCTGCGAACcaagctggagagggacctgGAGCAGAGAAATCAGGCACTGGAGAAGCTCAG gtGTGAGAACCAGGAGCTCCGGAGGATGGTGACACTGAGCAGCCAGGACAGTGGGAAGAGggaagctgctgagcagcagcag AGCGGGGCTGCGGTGGAGAAGGCACCAGGCAAAGGAGAGCTGGAGGCCAAGGAGAAGAAGGTGAAGATCCTGGAGCACCAGCGCAGGGAG ctgctggaggtgaaTAAGCAATGGGATCAGCACTTCCGAGCCACCAAGCAGAAGTATGAGCAGAAG GTCGCAGATCTGCACCAGGAGCTGGCTGAGGCCCGCAGGACACTGACTGAGCTGGAGTCAGAGAGGGAGCAAAAGCAACGGGATTTTGACCGCAAGCTGCTCCTGGCCAAGTCCCGGATCGAAACAGAGGAG gcagagaaggagaggcTGGCCATGGAGGTGAGGGACCTGCAGCAGAGGATGAGgttcctgcaggagcagctggctCCAGTCACCCGGCAGCGGGAGTACCAGGAGAAGGAGATCCAGCGGCTGAACAAG GCCCTAGAAGAGGCCCTGAATGTGCAGGCCTCCCCACCACCAATCTTTGCCAGCATCATGGAGCCAGCAGGGAAGGtgccacagcaggagctgctgacaCAGAACGAGCTCCTCAAGCAGCAG GTGAGAATTTTTGAGGAGGACTTCCAGCGGGAGAGGAGTGACAGGGAGAGGATGAAcgaggagaaggaagagctgaaacaacagctggagaagctgcagaagcagctggtCCTCTCCAACAACCAG CTGCGAGCCTCCAAGGATGACTgccagagggagaaggaggagaaggagaagctgaagaagctgctgaaaCAGCACAAAcag GCTTCTGGAGAGAGGCTGCACCCCGAGCCACTGCCGGGGCCACTgggccctgcctgccctccgTACCAGTACCAGTACAGTCCCCCCGTGGCTCACCCCATGTACCATGGCTTTGAGGAGTGGCAGCAGATCCGATACCCACCAGCGATACCCAGCGAGCACACACAGGGACAAAACTTCCACCACTTTGCCCCG CCCGAGTATGCCTGGCGCCCGCCCTGTGCCATGGCTCACACCCAGAACAcccaggctgtggctggagTGAAACCAGTCCCCAAGGACTTGG AACAGGCAGGTCCTGGACTGCCCTAA
- the TNIP1 gene encoding TNFAIP3-interacting protein 1 isoform X6: MAGMEGRGPYRIYDPGGGSEENGSTAFERLVEENTRLKEKMQGIKSIGELLEESQMEASKLRQKAEDLVKDNKMLMASSALEDLLEIGAIGPDPSSTQATPGSTQPDMEAQKSPSVSLGEFEIVTVEAQGFPQENRRVDLEQPPNEDANLLPQLQQLENTLSGCAKEASKDQVFVRMGYMASELKRLASKVHKNEQRTSFLQTLCETLHSENKELRTKLERDLEQRNQALEKLRCENQELRRMVTLSSQDSGKREAAEQQQSGAAVEKAPGKGELEAKEKKVKILEHQRRELLEVNKQWDQHFRATKQKYEQKVADLHQELAEARRTLTELESEREQKQRDFDRKLLLAKSRIETEEAEKERLAMEVRDLQQRMRFLQEQLAPVTRQREYQEKEIQRLNKALEEALNVQASPPPIFASIMEPAGKVPQQELLTQNELLKQQVRIFEEDFQRERSDRERMNEEKEELKQQLEKLQKQLVLSNNQLRASKDDCQREKEEKEKLKKLLKQHKQASGERLHPEPLPGPLGPACPPYQYQYSPPVAHPMYHGFEEWQQIRYPPAIPSEHTQGQNFHHFAPPEYAWRPPCAMAHTQNTQAVAGVKPVPKDLEQAGPGLP, translated from the exons ATGGCAGGGATGGAAGGAAGAGGACCCTACCGCATCTACGACCCTGGTGGGGGCTCAGAGGAGAATGGATCCACAGCTTTTGAGAGGCTGGTGGAGGAGAACACCCGGCTGAAGGAGAAGATGCAGGGGATCAAGTCAATTG gggagctgctggaggaatCCCAGATGGAAGCATCCAAGTTGCGGCAGAAGGCAGAGGACCTCGTGAAGGACAACAAAATGCTGATGGCATCATCTGCCTTGGAGGACCTGTTGGAAATTGGAG CCATTGGTCCTGATCCCAGCTCCACACAGGCCaccccaggcagcacccagccGGACATGGAAGCACAGAAATCTCCAAGTGTGAGTCTG GGGGAGTTTGAGATCGTCACTGTTGAAGCACAGGGGTTTCCCCAGGAGAACAGGAGAGTG GACTTGGAGCAGCCACCGAACGAGGATGCCAACCTGCTGCCCCAGCTTCAGCAGCTGGAGAACACGCTGAGTGGCTGTGCCAAGGAAGCCAGCAAGGACCAGGTCTTTGTACGCATGGGCTACATGGCCTCTGAGCTGAAGCGCCTGGCCTCCAAAGTGCACAAGAATGAGCAGAGAACATCGTTCCTGCAG ACGCTGTGTGAGACGCTGCACAGTGAGAACAAGGAGCTGCGAACcaagctggagagggacctgGAGCAGAGAAATCAGGCACTGGAGAAGCTCAG gtGTGAGAACCAGGAGCTCCGGAGGATGGTGACACTGAGCAGCCAGGACAGTGGGAAGAGggaagctgctgagcagcagcag AGCGGGGCTGCGGTGGAGAAGGCACCAGGCAAAGGAGAGCTGGAGGCCAAGGAGAAGAAGGTGAAGATCCTGGAGCACCAGCGCAGGGAG ctgctggaggtgaaTAAGCAATGGGATCAGCACTTCCGAGCCACCAAGCAGAAGTATGAGCAGAAG GTCGCAGATCTGCACCAGGAGCTGGCTGAGGCCCGCAGGACACTGACTGAGCTGGAGTCAGAGAGGGAGCAAAAGCAACGGGATTTTGACCGCAAGCTGCTCCTGGCCAAGTCCCGGATCGAAACAGAGGAG gcagagaaggagaggcTGGCCATGGAGGTGAGGGACCTGCAGCAGAGGATGAGgttcctgcaggagcagctggctCCAGTCACCCGGCAGCGGGAGTACCAGGAGAAGGAGATCCAGCGGCTGAACAAG GCCCTAGAAGAGGCCCTGAATGTGCAGGCCTCCCCACCACCAATCTTTGCCAGCATCATGGAGCCAGCAGGGAAGGtgccacagcaggagctgctgacaCAGAACGAGCTCCTCAAGCAGCAG GTGAGAATTTTTGAGGAGGACTTCCAGCGGGAGAGGAGTGACAGGGAGAGGATGAAcgaggagaaggaagagctgaaacaacagctggagaagctgcagaagcagctggtCCTCTCCAACAACCAG CTGCGAGCCTCCAAGGATGACTgccagagggagaaggaggagaaggagaagctgaagaagctgctgaaaCAGCACAAAcag GCTTCTGGAGAGAGGCTGCACCCCGAGCCACTGCCGGGGCCACTgggccctgcctgccctccgTACCAGTACCAGTACAGTCCCCCCGTGGCTCACCCCATGTACCATGGCTTTGAGGAGTGGCAGCAGATCCGATACCCACCAGCGATACCCAGCGAGCACACACAGGGACAAAACTTCCACCACTTTGCCCCG CCCGAGTATGCCTGGCGCCCGCCCTGTGCCATGGCTCACACCCAGAACAcccaggctgtggctggagTGAAACCAGTCCCCAAGGACTTGG AACAGGCAGGTCCTGGACTGCCCTAA